One Drechmeria coniospora strain ARSEF 6962 chromosome 01, whole genome shotgun sequence genomic region harbors:
- a CDS encoding hypothetical protein (related to 3-ketosphinganine reductase) — MATTAIAAIWLLIPAIVVIAAASAAMGLFGGNKLPVEGKTVLITGASEGMGLSAAQKLAARGANVILISRNVGKLEEALDSVKAAAKHPSSQRFHYISADVSTSSYAAPVIAEAIKWNNGKSPDIVWCVAGTSVPELFVDMDMESLRKQMNVNFYGTAEMSHVILKEWLAVDAPVEKEPKHLIMTTSVVALYTIPGYAPYAPSKWAIRGLADTISQEMLMYPQNVRVHVVYPGSILSPGFDRENVTKPAITKLLEESDPKQTPDEVAEAAIRGLERGDYFVTVNFLGTLMRWGMMGGSFRNNWVLDTLGAWLVSIVWMFVQMDLHGKIKSYGKKYGHPSTAKKHQV; from the exons atggcgacgacggcaatcGCCGCGATTTGGCTCCTGATTCCTGCCATCGTTGTCATCGCCGCAGCTTCAGCAGCCATGGGTCTGTTCGGTGGGAATAAGCTACCCGTTGAGGGAAAG ACGGTCCTCATCACCGGCGCGTCCGAAGGCATGGGACTGTCCGCAGCACAGAAGCTTGCTGCCCGGGGTGCCAACGTCATCCTCATCTCCCGCAACGTTGGCAAGCTCGAAGAGGCCCTTGATTCGGTCAAG GCCGCTGCGAAGCACCCCAGCTCGCAACGCTTCCACTacatctcggccgacgtATCTACGTCCTCGTACGCCGCTCCCGTCATCGCTGAAGCTATTAAGTGGAACAATGGAAAGTCTCCCGACATCGTTTGGTGCGTTGCCGGTACGTCGGTGCCCGAGCTTTTCGTCGACATGGATATGGAGTCACTGCGCAAGCAGATGAACGTGAACTTTTACGGCACTGCAGAAATGTCCCACGTTATTCTGAAAGAGTggcttgccgtcgatgcGCCTGTCGAGAAGGAGCCCAAGCATCTCATCATGACTACGAGCGTCGTTGCCCTTTATACCATCCCTGGCTATGCCCCCTACGCACCCTCCAAATGGGCCATTCGAGGGCTTGCAGACACAATCTCCCAGGAGATGTTGATGTACCCCCAAAACGTTAGAGTCCATGTAGTATACCCAGGAAGCATCCTCTCCCCCGGTTTCGACAGGGAAAACGTCACCAAACCCGCCATCACCAAGCTTCTGGAGGAAAGTGATCCGAAGCAAACGCCTGATGAGGTGGCCGAAGCTGCCATCCGCGGACTCGAAAGGGGTGACTACTTTGTCACAGTGAACTTCCTCGGCACCTTGATGAGATGGGGGATGATGGGTGGTTCGTTTCGAAACAATTGGGTCCTGGATACCCTTGGCGCTTGGCTGGTGTCCATTGTCTGGATGTTCGTCCAAATGGACCTACACGGCAAGATCAAGAGTTATGGCAAAAAGTACGGCcacccaagtacagccaAGAAGCATCAAGTTTAA